From Caballeronia insecticola, a single genomic window includes:
- the atpE gene encoding F0F1 ATP synthase subunit C, with amino-acid sequence MQAFIANIQGLTAIGIGIIIGLGAIGACIGIGLMGGKYIEACARQPELMNPLQTKMFLLAGLIDAAFLIGVGVAMLFAFANPLLSKLAG; translated from the coding sequence ATGCAAGCTTTCATCGCCAACATCCAGGGTCTGACCGCCATCGGTATCGGCATCATCATCGGCCTGGGTGCAATCGGCGCCTGTATCGGTATCGGTCTGATGGGCGGCAAGTACATTGAAGCGTGCGCCCGCCAGCCGGAACTGATGAACCCGCTGCAGACCAAGATGTTCCTGCTGGCTGGTCTGATCGACGCGGCGTTCCTGATTGGCGTTGGTGTGGCAATGCTGTTTGCGTTTGCGAACCCGCTGCTC